One genomic region from Streptomyces sp. Li-HN-5-11 encodes:
- a CDS encoding 5-methylcytosine restriction system specificity protein McrC, whose translation MTRVVELVEHAAAAGVALPDAVGRALAAGDIVDAAPDPYVPGRWSLRAGSKVGAVAVAVPGDDEPVTVRVTPKVPIARLFFLLGYGLDPKGGWRDGDVDVTGHRDLLPALAHAVERQIDRALRQGLLQGYRVTEETSLVVRGRIREAEQMRRRFGATLPVEVEYDEFTTDIAENRLLRAAVERLLRLPGVPHDVRRGLLHQRARLAEITVIARGQPLPAWQPSRLNSRYQHALHLARVVLDNASVEHAPGELRVDSFLFDMNKLFEDFVTVALREACRGLGHSARLQDPHHLDEASAIRMKPDFVLYGPHGAPCAVVDAKYKAEKRDGFPDADLYQMLAYCTALGLREGHLVYAKGNAPHAAHVVRHAGIVIHQHALDLDQEPPGLLSDVAKVADRLVSTPRV comes from the coding sequence GTGACCCGTGTCGTCGAACTCGTCGAGCACGCGGCGGCCGCAGGCGTCGCCCTGCCGGACGCGGTCGGGCGGGCACTGGCGGCCGGGGACATCGTGGACGCGGCTCCCGATCCCTATGTCCCGGGGCGCTGGTCCCTGCGAGCCGGCAGCAAGGTCGGCGCGGTGGCGGTCGCGGTGCCGGGGGACGACGAGCCGGTCACCGTACGCGTCACTCCCAAGGTTCCCATCGCCCGCCTGTTCTTCCTCCTCGGGTACGGCCTCGACCCGAAGGGCGGTTGGCGGGACGGGGACGTCGATGTCACCGGGCACCGCGATCTGCTGCCCGCCCTCGCCCATGCCGTGGAGCGGCAGATCGACCGCGCCCTGCGGCAGGGGCTCCTCCAGGGATATCGGGTGACCGAGGAGACGTCCCTGGTCGTCCGGGGCCGCATCCGGGAAGCCGAGCAGATGCGGCGTCGGTTCGGCGCGACGCTGCCGGTGGAGGTGGAGTACGACGAGTTCACCACCGACATCGCGGAGAACCGCCTGCTGCGGGCCGCCGTGGAGCGCCTCCTGCGACTGCCCGGCGTACCCCACGACGTGCGACGCGGGTTGCTCCACCAACGTGCCCGCCTGGCCGAGATCACGGTGATCGCGCGGGGTCAGCCGCTGCCTGCCTGGCAGCCGAGCCGGCTCAACTCGCGCTACCAGCACGCCCTGCACCTGGCCCGGGTCGTCCTGGACAACGCCTCCGTCGAGCACGCGCCCGGTGAACTGCGCGTCGACAGCTTCCTGTTCGACATGAACAAGCTCTTCGAGGACTTCGTGACGGTGGCACTGCGCGAGGCGTGCCGTGGCCTCGGGCACTCGGCGCGGCTCCAGGATCCGCATCACCTCGACGAGGCGTCCGCGATCCGCATGAAGCCCGACTTCGTGCTCTACGGGCCCCACGGCGCCCCGTGCGCCGTCGTGGACGCCAAGTACAAGGCCGAGAAGCGGGACGGTTTCCCGGACGCCGACCTCTACCAGATGCTGGCGTACTGCACCGCCCTCGGCCTGCGCGAAGGTCACCTGGTGTACGCCAAGGGCAACGCCCCACACGCGGCCCACGTGGTCCGGCACGCGGGCATCGTCATCCACCAGCACGCCCTCGACCTCGACCAGGAACCCCCCGGGCTGCTCTCGGACGTGGCGAAGGTGGCCGACCGGCTGGTGAGTACGCCGCGCGTATGA